Proteins found in one Arachis stenosperma cultivar V10309 chromosome 8, arast.V10309.gnm1.PFL2, whole genome shotgun sequence genomic segment:
- the LOC130944570 gene encoding receptor-like protein kinase HSL1 → MPLLFFFFFFFFVTPTLSLNQEGLLLLEVKKQLLPSSSSSLADWNPRDPTPCNWTCVTCNPNTSHVISLSLSSLSLSGPIPSSLCRLPSLSTLSLDDNFLISPLPSTLSLCTSLTHLNLSGNLFTGPLPSFLSSLPSLLHLDLSFNNFSASIPPSFSLFPNLRSLNLVGNLLNGTIPSFLTNLTTLTSLNLSYNPFLPAPLPSEFGNMTNLQDLSLSGCNLLGPIPASLGKLSNLRILDLTYNSLQGAIPESLISGLTSIVFLELYGNSLSGSLPRGTVWNNLTHLEGFDASGNDLTGTIPSELTRLKKLGSLNLFDNNLEGSLPESIVEAESLYELKLFNNSLNGSLPSQLGSNSPLQTLDLSYNSFSGEIPAGLCRRGALQEIMLIYNSFSGRIPESLGDCRSLMRVRMRNNNISGTVPEAMWGLPHLFLLELDENSLTGSISTSISGASNMSSLSLSFNMFSGSVPQEIGNLNNLVQFVASHNRLSGRIPSSVVKLSQLGKLVISDNELSGEIPLGISALEKLNDLDLSNNKLDGNIPSELGTLPVLNYLDLSGNLFSGRIPIELQNLNLNLLNLSNNQLSGEIPKEFDNENYKKSFLGNPGLCSSSSVSGLCQNLGEKKKNKIKYDWVFRFIFVLAGIVFVVGVTWFWFKFRSIKKMKKKVMPNMLKWRSFHKLGFSEYEVVKLLSEDNVIGSGASGKVYKVVLSNGEAVAVKKLWGPKNRTTVSEKDGFFEAEVETLGKIRHKNIVRLWCCCNSGDSKLLVYEYMPNGSLADLLHSSKRSLLDWPIRYRIAIDAAEGLSYLHHYCVPPIVHRDVKSHNILLDEDFGAKVADFGVARTFSRVTQGAESMSAIAGSYGYIAPEYAYTLRVNEKSDIYSFGVVILELVSGRAPLDPAYGDKDLVKWVSSTLEQSGEDQVIDPTMDVKYKGEIIKVLNIGLLCTNPLPINRPSMRKVVTMLHEISAIPRTTSGKLSPYYQEEASDNENHHGNTV, encoded by the exons ATGCCtctcttattcttcttcttcttcttcttctttgttacTCCCACTCTCTCACTCAACCAAGAAGGCCTGCTCCTTCTAGAAGTCAAGAAGCAACTACTTCCatcatcctcctcctccctcGCCGACTGGAACCCCCGCGACCCCACCCCATGCAACTGGACCTGCGTCACATGCAACCCCAACACCTCCCACGTcatctccctctccctctcctctctctccctctccggCCCTATTCCCTCATCCCTCTGCCGCCTCCCCTCCCTCTCTACTCTCTCTCTCGATGACAACTTCCTCATCTCCCCCCTCCCCTCTACTCTCTCCCTCTGCACCTCCCTCACCCACCTTAACCTCTCTGGAAACCTCTTCACCGGACCCCTCCCTTCTTTTCTCTCCTCTCTCCCCTCCCTTCTCCACCTCGACCTCTCCTTCAACAACTTTTCCGCTTCTATTCCCCcttccttctctctcttccCCAACCTCCGATCCCTCAACCTCGTCGGAAACCTCCTCAACGGAACCATCCCTTCGTTTCTCACCAACCTCACCACCTTAACCTCCCTCAACTTGTCCTACAACCCTTTTCTTCCTGCTCCGTTACCGAGTGAGTTCGGCAACATGACCAACCTCCAGGACTTGTCTCTTTCCGGCTGCAACCTCCTCGGTCCAATTCCCGCTTCATTGGGGAAGCTATCCAACCTTCGAATACTTGATCTAACCTATAACAGCCTCCAGGGTGCCATACCGGAGTCTCTCATCTCCGGCCTCACCAGCATCGTGTTTCTCGAGCTCTATGGAAACTCGCTCTCTGGTTCATTGCCACGTGGCACTGTGTGGAACAACCTCACCCATTTGGAAGGCTTCGACGCCTCCGGGAACGACTTGACAGGGACGATTCCCTCCGAGTTGACTCGGTTGAAGAAACTCGGTTCTCTCAACTTGTTCGATAACAACCTCGAAGGCTCTCTGCCGGAGAGTATCGTCGAGGCCGAGAGCTTGTACGAGCTTAAACTGTTCAACAACTCGCTCAATGGGTCGTTGCCGAGTCAACTCGGGAGCAACTCCCCCCTGCAGACACTCGACCTTTCGTACAACAGCTTCTCCGGCGAGATTCCGGCGGGATTGTGCCGCCGGGGAGCGTTGCAGGAGATCATGCTAATTTACAACTCGTTCTCCGGCAGAATCCCCGAGAGTCTGGGGGATTGCAGGAGCTTGATGAGGGTTCGAATGAGGAACAATAACATTTCGGGAACTGTTCCCGAGGCTATGTGGGGACTGCCACACCTTTTTCTTCTGGAGCTTGATGAGAATTCCCTTACTGGGTCGATTTCTACTTCTATTTCTGGCGCAAGCAACATGTCAAGTTTGTCGCTTTCCTTCAACATGTTCTCAGGGTCTGTTCCGCAGGAAATTGGGAATTTGAACAACCTTGTTCAGTTTGTCGCCAGCCATAATAGGCTATCTGGTCGGATTCCGTCGAGTGTTGTGAAATTGAGTCAGTTGGGGAAGCTTGTGATTAGTGATAATGAGCTTTCGGGTGAGATACCTTTGGGGATTAGTGCTTTGGAAAAGCTTAATGATCTTGATTTGTCCAATAATAAGCTTGATGGTAACATTCCAAGTGAATTAGGAACCTTGCCGGTGCTTAATTATCTTGATCTTTCCGGGAATCTTTTCTCCGGTAGGATCCCAATTGAGCTGCAGAATTTGAATCTTAATTTGCTGAATTTGTCGAATAATCAGCTTTCAGGGGAGATCCCTAAAGAATTCGACAATGAGAATTACAAGAAGAGTTTTCTTGGAAATCCAGGGCTGTGTAGTTCTTCTTCAGTCTCTGGGCTCTGTCAAAATTTaggtgagaagaagaagaacaagataAAGTATGATTGGGTTTTCAGGTTCATATTTGTGCTTGCTGGAATTGTGTTTGTTGTTGGGGTAACATGGTTTTGGTTCAAATTTAGGAGCattaagaagatgaagaagaaagtgATGCCTAACATGTTAAAATGGAGATCTTTTCACAAACTTGGATTCAGTGAGTATGAGGTTGTGAAGTTGCTGAGTGAAGACAATGTCATTGGTAGCGGAGCATCCGGGAAAGTTTACAAGGTTGTCCTGAGCAATGGTGAAGCTGTGGCAGTGAAGAAATTATGGGGACCAAAAAACAGGACTACTGTTTCTGAAAAAGATGGTTTTTTTGAAGCTGAGGTGGAAACATTGGGAAAAATCAGGCACAAGAATATTGTGAGGCTATGGTGTTGTTGTAACAGTGGTGATAGCAAGCTCTTAGTTTATGAGTACATGCCTAATGGAAGCCTTGCTGATTTGCTTCACAGTAGCAAGAGAAGCTTGTTGGATTGGCCAATTAGGTACAGAATTGCCATTGATGCTGCTGAGGGGCTTTCTTATTTGCATCACTATTGTGTTCCTCCTATTGTTCATAGGGATGTCAAATCCCACAATATATTGCTTGATGAAGACTTTGGAGCAAAAGTTGCCGATTTTGGTGTGGCCAGAACTTTTAGCAGGGTTACCCAAGGTGCAGAATCTATGTCTGCAATTGCCGGATCTTATGGTTACATAGCACCAG AATATGCTTACACTCTAAGAGTGAATGAGAAGAGTGACATCTATAGTTTTGGAGTGGTAATTTTAGAATTGGTAAGTGGGAGAGCTCCACTTGATCCAGCATATGGTGACAAAGATTTGGTGAAATGGGTTTCTTCCACATTGGAGCAGAGTGGAGAGGATCAAGTGATTGATCCAACTATGGATGTTAAGTACAAGGGAGAAATCATTAAGGTACTAAACATAGGGCTTCTTTGCACAAACCCTCTTCCCATAAACCGGCCTTCAATGCGCAAGGTGGTGACAATGCTGCATGAAATATCTGCAATTCCAAGAACAACAAGTGGAAAATTGTCCCCTTATTATCAAGAAGAGGCCTCTGATAATGAAAATCATCATGGAAACACGGTTTGA